Proteins encoded together in one Labrus mixtus chromosome 18, fLabMix1.1, whole genome shotgun sequence window:
- the daam1a gene encoding disheveled-associated activator of morphogenesis 1 — MASRVRQPEARGLSSLFSCCFKESDQPEITYLHDNVNTAAVLESTLPMPASQELDSMFAELVDELDLTEEHRAAMFALPAEKKWQIYCSKKMEAEENKGATRWPEYYIDQLRSMAARRTLLTLEEEGDQGRHKIVEGLKTALRTQPMRFVTRFIELDGLSCILNFLKTMDHETTESQVHTTLIGCIKALMNNSQGRAHVLGHCESINIIAQSLATENIKTKIAVLEILGAVCLVPGGHKKVLEAMLLYQKFAAERTRFQTLVTELDRSTGRYRDEVNLKTAIMSFINAVLSKGAGETSLEFRIHLRYEFLMLGIQPVIDKLHLHENATLDRHLDFFEMLRNEDELLMSKQFDAVHIETKSASQMFELIRKKLKHTDAYPHLLSALHHCLMMPYKQSSTTLQYWVLLDRIIQQLVLQTDKGENPDVAPLEDFNVKNLVRLLVKEDAVKKWKEQADKMRKEHQNLQQRFEKKERECEAKNKEKEDMMAMLNKMKDKLERESNDHKTAKQQVAELSARLQQLSSSSGVPGGPPVTSAGLVPPGSVSSVISPPPPPPPPPPPPPGGPPAFGQAPFAPPPPPPPGAPIGNTQRKNIPRPSNPLKSFNWSKLPENKVEGTIWKDIDDLKVFKVLDLEEFQGTFSAYQKPQKEAEDDVSFAKKVKELSVIDGRRAQNCNILLSRLKLTNEEIRHAILSMDEQEDLPKDMLEQLLKFVPEKSDIELLEEHKHELDRMAKADRFLYDMSSINHYQQRLQSLYFKKKFAERVAEVKPKIKALTLASQEVLKSETLRQLLEVVLAFGNFMNKGQRGNAYGFKVSSLNKIADTKSSIDKHVTLLHYMITVLEKKYPKVALFSQELQDVPEAAKVNMTELEKDIGNLRSGLKSVETELQLQQAQSSAGPSDKFVPVVSQFITVASFSFSEVEELLGEARDVFAKALRHFGEGSNLQPDEFFGIFDAFLTAFSEAKQENENMARRKEEEERRALMEAQLKKDREQKAKKARENEEEGGEFDDLVSALRSGEVFDKDLTSMNRRKHRKHNLYDGGRERPVTKLNQ; from the exons CCGGTGGCCAGAGTATTACATCGACCAGCTCAGGTCCATGGCTGCT aggagGACTCTGCTGACCCTGGAAGAAGAGGGCGACCAGGGGAGACATAAGATTGTGGAGGGTTTAAAGACAGCCCTGAGGACTCAGCCAATGAG GTTTGTGACTCGCTTCATCGAGCTGGACGGCCTCTCTTGTATCCTGAACTTCCTCAAGACGATGGACCATGAGACCACCGAGTCTCAGGTCCACACGACTCTGATCGGCTGCATCAAAGCTCTGATGAACAACTCTCAGGGCAGAGCTCACGTGCTGGGTCACTGCGAGAGCATCAACATCATCGCACAGAGTCTGGCCAcggaaaacatcaaaacaaag aTCGCCGTGTTGGAAATCCTCGGTGCTGTATGTCTGGTTCCTGGAGGTCACAAGAAAGTCCTAGAAGCAATGCTGCTCTACCAGAAGTTTGCAGCAGAGAGGACACGCTTTCAG ACTCTGGTGACAGAACTGGACAGATCGACCGGACGATACAGAGACGAAGTGAACCTGAAGACAGCCATCATGTCCTTCATCAACGCTGTGCTCAGCAAAGGAGCAGGAGAG ACCAGTCTGGAGTTCAGGATCCATCTGCGTTATGAGTTCCTGATGTTGGGCATTCAGCCGGTCATCGACAAACTGCACCTGCACGAGAACGCCACCCTCGACAG ACATTTGGACTTCTTTGAAATGTTGAGGAATGAAGACGAGCTGCTGATGTCCAAACAGTTTGATGCT GTGCACATAGAAACCAAAAGTGCGAGCCAAATGTTTGAGCTGATAAGGAAGAAACTGAAGCACACTGATGCGTATCCTCATCTGCTGTCTGCTCTGCACCACTGTCTCATGATGCCCT ataagCAGAGCAGCACCACTCTTCAGTACTGGGTTCTGTTGGACCGGATCATCCAGCAGCTGGTCCTGCAGACGGATAAAGGTGAAAACCCCGACGTGGCACCGCTGGAGGACTTCAATGTGAAAAATCTTGTACGCCT acttGTGAAGGAGGACGCGGTCAAAAAATGGAAAGAACAAGCTGATAAAATGAGAAAAG AACACCAGAACTTACAGCAGCGTTTtgaaaagaaggagagggagtGTGAGGCCAAGAACAAGGAGAAAGAGGACATGATGGCGATGCTGAACAAGATGAAGGACAAACTGGAGCGGGAGAGCAACGACCACAAGACAGCAAAGCAGCAGGTCGCAGAGCTGTCTGCtcgtctgcagcagctcagctcc TCCTCCGGTGTTCCAGGTGGACCTCCTGTGACCTCCGCTGGTTTAGTTCCTCCTGGTTCTGTCTCGTCCGTcatttctcctccacctccaccgccaccacctcctcctcctcctccaggaggCCCGCCAGCGTTTGGCCAGGCTCCgtttgctcctcctcctccacctcctccggGAGCTCCTATTGGAAACACGCAGAGGAAGAACATCCCTCGACCATCAAACCCACTGAAGTCCTTCAACTGGAGCAAACTGCCCGAG aacAAGGTAGAAGGAACCATCTGGAAAGACATCGACGACCTCAAGGTGTTCAAAGTTCTGGACCTGGAGGAGTTTCAGGGGACTTTCTCAGCGTACCAAAAACCACAA AAGGAGGCTGAGGATGATGTTTCTTTTGCAAAGAAAGTGAAGGAGCTGTCAGTGATCGATGGACGTCGAGCTCAGAACTGTAACATCCTGCTGTCacg GCTAAAGCTGACCAACGAGGAGATCCGACATGCCATCCTGAGCATGGACGAACAGGAGGATTTACCTAAAGACATGCTGGAgcag ctgctgAAGTTCGTCCCTGAGAAGAGTGACATCGAGCTGTTAGAGGAACACAAACACGAGCTGGATCGTATGGCCAAAGCAGATCGCTTCCTCTACGACATGagcag CATCAACCACTACCAACAAAGACTGCAGTCCCTCTACTTCAAGAAGAAGTTTGCTGAGCGAGTGGCCGAGGTCAAACCGAAAATCAAAG CTCTGACTCTGGCGTCGCAGGAGGTGCTCAAGAGTGAGACTCTGCGGCAGCTCCTCGAGGTCGTCCTGGCCTTCGGGAACTTCATGAACAAAGGACAGCGAGGAAACGCCTACGGGTTTAAAGTGTCCAGTCTCAACAAGATAGCTGACACCAAGTCCAGCATCGACAA ACACGTCACCCTGCTGCACTACATGATCACTGTTCTGGAGAAGAAGTATCCGAAGGTGGCGTTGTTTAGTCAGGAGCTGCAGGACGTGCCAGAAGCTGCTAAAGTCAA TATGACCGAGTTGGAGAAAGACATCGGCAACCTGAGGTCGGGTCTAAAGAGTGTTGAGACG gagctgcagctccagcaggCTCAGTCCTCTGCCGGTCCGTCAGATAAGTTCGTCCCTGTGGTCAGTCAGTTCATCACCGTGGCCTCGTTCAGCTTCTCTGAGGTCGAGGAGTTGCTCGGCGAGGCCAGAGACGTG TTTGCAAAGGCCCTGAGACACTTTGGAGAAGGGTCCAACCTGCAGCCCGACGAGTTCTTCGGTATCTTCGACGCGTTCCTCACAGCGTTCTCCGAGGCCAAACAGGAAAACGAGAACATGGCGCGAcgcaaggaggaggaggagagacgggcGCTGATGGAGGCACAG ctgaagaaagacCGGGAGCAGAAGGCGAAGAAGGCCAGAGAGAATGAAGAGGAGGGCGGGGAGTTTGATGATTTGGTGTCAGCGCTGCGCTCTGGAGAGGTGTTCGATAAAGATCTGACCTCAATGAACCGGAGGAAACATCGGAAACACAACTTGTACGACGGTGGCCGGGAGAGACCAGTAACTAAACTGAACCAGTAA
- the LOC132993028 gene encoding mitogen-activated protein kinase kinase kinase 7-like yields MVETPAGCLFEDIQYEDIQVEAAVGRGTFGVVFKAIWKGKDVAIKTIESENERNAFLVELRQLSRVNHPNIVKLYGSCDNPVCLVMEYAECGSLYNLLHSADPQAHYTAAHAMSWCLQCAQGVAYLHAMKPKALIHRDLKPPNLLLVARGTVLKICDFGTACDIQTYMTNNKGSAAWMAPEVFEGSNYSEKCDVFSWGIILWEVITRKKPFDEIGGSAFCIMWAVHRGTRPPLIKDLPEPIESLMTRCWDKEPSQRPSMEEVKNTMSNLMKYFPGSDEPLKLSHQSSDDRSSSSSATSTGSYADYTFNSNRSDDNSEHRNSTGREETLKSFEAKFPLQFKPSKTATLRTGLSRVSSVESQPGRSQSPTHCTSPVTTSGQSELRMTFSPPATNGLDSSIPLAYLKLDHQLQPLAPCPNSKESMAVFEQHIRMAQEYLKVQSEISQLVRRKQELMSELEQDQREQQTSSRLIQEHSKLLEDNSSLSTQAQGLKSKLSMIKSKNQHHS; encoded by the exons ATGGTGGAGACTCCAGCCGGCTGTCTGTTTGAAGACATCCAGTATGAAGACATCCAAGTCGAAGCG GCGGTCGGCAGAGGGACGTTCGGCGTCGTCTTTAAGGCCATCTGGAAAGGAAAGGATGTAGCCATCAAAACCATCGAGAGCGAGAATGAGAGGAACGCTTTCCTCGTCGAG CTCCGGCAGCTCTCTCGGGTGAATCACCCGAACATCGTGAAGCTGTACGGCTCCTGTGACAATCCA GTCTGTCTGGTCATGGAGTACGCAGAGTGTGGCTCCTTGTATAACC TCCTGCACAGCGCAGACCCCCAGGCTCACTACACGGCGGCGCACGCCATGAGCTGGTGTCTGCAGTGTGCACAGGGAGTCGCATATCTGCACGCCATGAAGCCCAAAGCCCTAATCCACCGAGACCTCAAACCGCCAAA TCTGCTGCTGGTGGCTCGTGGGACCGTGCTGAAGATCTGTGACTTTGGAACAGCGTGTGACATTCAGACGTACATGACCAATAACAAAGGAAGTGCCGCCTGGATGGCTCCGGAGGTGTTCGAAG gcAGTAACTACAGTGAGAAGTGTGACGTGTTCAGTTGGGGAATCATCCTGTGGGAGGTCATCACACGCAAGAAGCCCTTTGACGAGATCGGCGGCTCGGCGTTCTGTATCATGTGGGCCGTGCACAGAG GTACGCGTCCTCCTCTCATCAAAGACCTCCCTGAGCCCATCGAGAGTCTGATGACCCGCTGCTGGGACAAAGAACCGAGTCAGAGACCGTCcatggaggaggtgaagaacACCATGAGCAACCTCATGAAG TACTTCCCGGGCTCTGATGAACCTCTCAAGCTCTCTCATCAGTCGTCAGACGACAGGAGCAGCTCGTCATCGGCCACCAGCACAG gctCGTACGCTGACTACACCTTCAACAGTAACCGGAGCGACGACAACTCAGAGCACAGAAACTCAACGGGACGAGAGGAAACGCTCAAGAGTTTCGAGGCCAAATTTCCACTTCAGTTCAAACCTTCAAAG acaGCCACTCTGCGTACCGGTCTGTCCAGAGTCTCAAGTGTAGAGAGCCAACCAGGacgctcccagagccccacacacTGCACCAGCCCTGTGACCACCAGCGGCCAATCAGAGCTGAGGATGACCTTCAGCCCCCCAG ccaCAAACGGTTTGGACAGCTCCATTCCCCTGGCCTACCTGAAACTGGATCATCAGTTACAG CCTCTGGCTCCGTGTCCGAACTCCAAAGAGTCGATGGCCGTGTTCGAGCAGCACATCAGGATGGCTCAGGAGTACCTCAAGGTCCAGTCCGAGATCTCTCAGCTTGTTCGGAGGAA acagGAGCTGATGTCCGAGCTGGAGCAGGACCAGAGGGAGCAGCAGACCTCATCCAGACTCATCCAGGAGCACAGCAAGCTGCTGGAGGACAACAGCAGCCTGTCAACCCAAGCTCAGGGCTTAAAGAGCAAGCTGAGCATGATCAAGAGTAAGAACCAGCACCACAGCTAG